The following coding sequences are from one Macaca mulatta isolate MMU2019108-1 chromosome 7, T2T-MMU8v2.0, whole genome shotgun sequence window:
- the PLEKHG3 gene encoding pleckstrin homology domain-containing family G member 3 isoform X6, protein MGALLRKANLPGVPSPGSNARMPVSTSLHQDGSQERPLSLTSTTSSSGSSRDSRSAMEEPRGSEAPSENGAGSPRDRHLPNSNNNSSSWLNVKGPLSPFNSRAAAGSAHHKLSYLGRVVREIVETERMYVQDLRSIVEDYLLKIIDTPGLLKPEQVSALFGNIENIYALNSQLLRDLDSCNSDPVAVASCFVERSQEFDIYTQYCNNYPNSVAALTECMRDKQQAKFFRDRQELLQHSLPLGSYLLKPVQRILKYHLLLQEIAKHFDEEEDGFEVVEDAIDTMTCVAWYINDMKRRHEHAVRLQEIQSLLINWKGPDLTTYGELVLEGTFRVHRVRNERTFFLFDKTLLITKKRGDHFVYKGNIPCSSLMLIESTRDSLCFTVTHYKHSKQQYSIQAKTVEEKRNWTHHIKRLILENHHATIPQKAKEAILEMDSYYPNRYRYSPERLKKAWSSQDEVSTHVRQGRRQSEPTKHLLRQLNEKARAAGMKHAGSAGTLLDFGQPSRARGLQPEAEGAAQEEEEEEEEVVEEEEEEEEEQAFQVSLEDLTGHEGNEKGAGPKPPGSEEEEEEQEESLAVAEQVADFASSLLAALHCWHYRANALLFSRGAMGKGRRESEGSRSSRRPSGPSPTSAEKRMSFESVSSLPEVEPDPEAGSEQEVFAAVEGPSAEEMPSDTESAEVLETPLDAHQGLLGMDPPGDMVGFVAAESTEDLKALSSEEEEEMGGAAQEPESLLPPSVLDQASVIAERFVSSFSRRSSVAQEDSKSSGFGSPRLVSRSSSVLSLEGSEKGLARRGSATDSLSCQLSPEVDISVGGATEDSPSVNGMESPSPGCPVEPDWSSCKKKESALSTRDRLLLDKIKSYYENAEHHDAGFSVRRRESLSYIPKGLVRNSVSRFNSLPRPDPEPVPPVGRKRQVGSRPTSWALFELPGPSQAGKGDPPPISDAEFRPSSEIVKIWEGMESSRGSPGKGPSQGQANGFDLHEPLFILEEHELGAITEESATASPESSSPTEGRSPAHLARELKELVKELSSSTQGELVVPLHPRIVQLSHVMDSHVSERVKNKVYQLARQYSLRIKSNKPVMARPPLQWEKAAPERNGKSPTVPCLQEEAGEPLGGKGKRKPVLSLFDYEQLMAQEHSPPKPSSARETSPQRFSFNPSAVSQRTTSPGGRLSARSPRSPTETFSWPDVRELCSKYASRDEARRAGGGGPCGPPVNRSHSVPENMVEPPLSARVGRCRSLSTKRGRGGGEAARSPGPLPQSKQDGGETLYVTADLTLEDNRRVIVMEKGPLPGPTAGLEESSGQGPSSPGALLGQGQDFQHSAECRLKEEGPRDPADPSQQGRVRNLREKFQALNSVG, encoded by the exons AATCTCCCTGGGGTGCCCTCCCCAGGCAGCAATGCCAGGATGCCCGTGTCCACCTCCCTCCACCAGGATGGCAGCCAGGAGCGGCCGCTGAGCCTGACCTCTACCACCTCCTCGTCGGGCTCCTCCCGTGACAGTCGCAGTGCCATGGAGGAGCCCAGAGGCTCCGAGGCTCCCTCTGAGAATGGGGCAGGCTCCCCAAGAGACCGGCATCTCCCCAATAGCAACAACAACTCCAGCAGCTGGTTGAACGTGAAGGGGCCCCTCTCCCCATTCAACAGCCGGGCGGCGGCGGGGTCTGCGCACCACAAGCTCAGCTACCTGGGCCGAGTGGTGCGGGAGATCGTGGAGACAGAGCGCATGTATGTGCAGGACCTGCGCAGCATCGTGGAG GACTACCTCTTGAAGATCATCGACACGCCCGGGCTGCTGAAGCCAGAACAGGTCAGCGCCCTCTTTGGGAACATAGAAAACATCTACGCACTGAACAG CCAGCTCCTCAGAGACCTGGACAGCTGCAATAGTGACCCCGTGGCTGTGGCCAGCTGCTTTGTGGAAAGG AGCCAAGAGTTTGATATCTACACCCAGTATTGCAACAATTACCCCAA CTCCGTGGCCGCCCTGACGGAATGCATGAGGGACAAGCAGCAGGCCAAGTTCTTTCGGGACCGGCAGGAGCTGCTGCAGCACTCACTGCCCTTGGGCTCCTACCTGCTGAAGCCGGTCCAGCGCATCCTCAAGTACCACCTGCTGCTGCAG GAAATTGCCAAGCATTTTGATGAAGAAGAGGATGGCTTTGAGGTGGTGGAGGATGCCATTGACACCATGACCTGTGTGGCCTGGTACATCAACGACATGAAAAGGAGGCATGAGCATGCAGTCCGGCTCCAG gagATTCAGTCACTTCTCATCAACTGGAAGGGGCCCGACCTGACCACCTACGGGGAGCTTGTCCTGGAGGGCACGTTCCGCGTGCATCGAGTGCGCAATGAAAGGACCTTTTTCCTCTTTGACAAAACACTGCTTATCACCAAGAAGCGGGGCGATCACTTTGTCTACAAGGGCAACATCCCG TGCTCCTCCCTGATGCTGATCGAAAGCACCAGAGACTCCCTGTGCTTCACTGTCACCCACTACAAGCACAGCAAGCAGCAGTACAGCATCCAG GCCAAGACAGTGGAGGAGAAACGGAACTGGACTCACCACATCAAGAGGCTCATCCTAGAGAACCACCATGCCACCATTCCCCAGAAG GCCAAGGAAGCCATCTTGGAAATGGATTCCTATT ATCCCAATCGGTACCGCTACAGCCCAGAGCGGCTGAAGAAGGCTTGGTCCTCCCAGGATGAGGTGTCCACCCATGTGCGCCAGGGGCGCCGGCAGTCTG AGCCAACCAAACACCTGCTCAGGCAACTCAACGAGAAAG CCCGAGCAGCAGGAATGAAG CATGCAGGCAGTGCTGGCACCCTCCTGGACTTTGGGCAGCCCTCTCGTGCTCGGGGCCTGCAGCCAGAGGCTGAAGGGGCtgcccaggaggaggaagaggaagaggaggaggtggtggaggaggaggaggaggaggaggaagagcaggccTTTCAGGTCTCTCTGGAGGACCTGACAGGGCATGAAGGCAACGAGAAAGGGGCTGGGCCGAAGCCCCCAGgctcagaggaggaggaggaggagcaggaggagagccTGGCGGTGGCGGAGCAGGTAGCTGACTTTGCCAGCTCCCTGCTGGCCGCCCTCCACTGCTGGCACTATCGGGCCAACGCTTTACTTTTCTCCCGGGGCGCTATG GGAAAGGGGCGCAGGGAGTCTGAAGGCTCCAGGAGCAGCAGAAGGCCCAGTGGTCCGTCTCCAACCAGTGCTGAGAAGCGCATGAGCTTCGAGTCCGTTTCTTCCCTGCCAGAG GTTGAGCCGGACCCTGAGGCTGGGAGTGAGCAAGAGGTATTTGCTGCTGTGGAAGGGCCCAGTGCCGAGGAGATGCCCTCAGACACAGAATCTGCAGAAGTCCTGGAGACACCGCTTGACGCCCACCAGGGGCTTCTGGGGATGGATCCCCCGGGTGACATGGTGGGCTTCGTGGCGGCTGAGAGCACTGAGGACCTTAAGGCCCTGAGcagtgaggaggaagaagaaatgggGGGTGCCGCCCAGGAGCCTGAAAGCCTTCTGCCACCCTCCGTGCTGGACCAGGCCAGTGTCATTGCGGAGCGGTTTGTTAGCAGCTTCTCTCGGCGGAGCAGCGTGGCACAGGAGGACAGCAAGTCCAGTGGCTTTGGGAGCCCACGGCTGGTCAGCCGGAGCAGCAGCGTGCTCAGCCTGGAGGGCAGTGAGAAGGGCCTGGCGCGGCGTGGCAGTGCCACAGACTCCCTCAGCTGTCAGCTCTCCCCAGAAGTGGACATCAGTGTTGGGGGGGCCACAGAGGACAGCCCTTCTGTCAATGGGATGGAGTCCCCAAGCCCAGGCTGCCCAGTGGAGCCCGACTGGTCTTCCTGCAAGAAGAAGGAATCAGCGCTCTCCACCCGAGACCGGCTGTTGCTAGACAAGATTAAGAGCTATTATGAAAATGCAGAACACCACGATGCGGGCTTCAGTGTCCGTCGCCGGGAGAGCCTCTCCTACATCCCCAAAGGACTGGTAAGAAACTCCGTCTCCAGATTCAACAGCCTTCCTCGGCCAGACCCAGAGCCAGTACCTCCAGTGGGGCGCAAGAGACAGGTGGGCTCCCGGCCGACTTCGTGGGCCCTGTTTGAGCTCCCAGGACCAAGCCAGGCAGGCAAAGGGGACCCACCTCCCATCTCAGATGCTGAGTTCCGCCCATCATCAGAAATTGTGAAGATCTGGGAGGGAATGGAGTCTTCTAGGGGGAGCCCTGGGAAGGGGCCCAGCCAGGGCCAGGCCAATGGCTTTGACCTGCATGAGCCACTCTTCATCCTGGAGGAGCATGAGCTGGGAGCCATCACGGAGGAGTCAGCCACTGCCTCTCCGGAAAGTTCCTCTCCCACTGAGGGGCGCAGCCCAGCCCACCTGGCCCGGGAGCTGAAAGAGCTGGTGAAGGAGCTGAGCAGCAGTACCCAGGGGGAGCTGGTGGTCCCACTGCACCCCCGCATCGTGCAGCTCTCCCATGTAATGGACAGCCACGTGAGCGAGCGCGTCAAGAACAAGGTCTACCAGCTGGCCCGCCAGTACAGCCTCCGAATCAAGAGCAACAAGCCAGTGATGGCCAGGCCACCACTGCAGTGGGAAAAGGCGGCCCCTGAGAGGAACGGGAAGAGCCCCACTGTGCCCTGTCTACAGGAAGAGGCTGGAGAGCCATTAGGTGGCAAAG GTAAGAGGAAGCCAGTGCTGTCTCTCTTCGACTACGAGCAGCTGATGGCCCAGGAGCACAGCCCTCCCAAGCCCTCCTCGGCTAGGGAGACATCGCCACAGCGTTTCTCCTTCAACCCGTCTGCTGTCAGCCAGAGGACCACCTCGCCTGGGGGCCGGCTCTCTGCCCGGAGCCCCCGCAGCCCCACGGAGACCTTCAGCTGGCCTGACGTCCGAGAGCTCTGCTCCAAGTACGCCTCCCGCGATGAGGCACGCCGAGCAGGGGGTGGCGGGCCCTGTGGCCCACCCGTCAACAGGAGCCACTCGGTGCCGGAGAACATGGTGGAGCCGCCTCTGTCGGCCAGGGTGGGCCGCTGCCGCAGCCTGAGCACCAAGAGGGGCCGGGGAGGCGGAGAGGCTGCCCGATCCCCTGGGCCTCTGCCCCAGAGCAAGCAGGACGGAGGCGAGACCCTGTATGTCACTGCAGACCTCACCCTTGAGGACAACCGGCGGGTGATTGTCATGGAGAAGGGACCCCTTCCCGGCCCCACGGCGGGGCTAGAGGAGAGCAGTGGTCAGGGACCAAGCTCGCCGGGGGCCCTGCTGGGGCAGGGCCAGGACTTCCAGCATTCTGCAGAGTGTCGGCTGAAGGAAGAGGGTCCCAGGGACCCGGCAGACCCGAGCCAGCAGGGTAGAGTGAGAAACCTCAGAGAGAAGTTCCAGGCCTTGAACTCTGTTGGTTGA
- the PLEKHG3 gene encoding pleckstrin homology domain-containing family G member 3 isoform X9 codes for MDSLGKQAARAEGQQNLPGVPSPGSNARMPVSTSLHQDGSQERPLSLTSTTSSSGSSRDSRSAMEEPRGSEAPSENGAGSPRDRHLPNSNNNSSSWLNVKGPLSPFNSRAAAGSAHHKLSYLGRVVREIVETERMYVQDLRSIVEDYLLKIIDTPGLLKPEQVSALFGNIENIYALNSQLLRDLDSCNSDPVAVASCFVERSQEFDIYTQYCNNYPNSVAALTECMRDKQQAKFFRDRQELLQHSLPLGSYLLKPVQRILKYHLLLQEIAKHFDEEEDGFEVVEDAIDTMTCVAWYINDMKRRHEHAVRLQEIQSLLINWKGPDLTTYGELVLEGTFRVHRVRNERTFFLFDKTLLITKKRGDHFVYKGNIPCSSLMLIESTRDSLCFTVTHYKHSKQQYSIQAKTVEEKRNWTHHIKRLILENHHATIPQKAKEAILEMDSYYPNRYRYSPERLKKAWSSQDEVSTHVRQGRRQSEPTKHLLRQLNEKARAAGMKHAGSAGTLLDFGQPSRARGLQPEAEGAAQEEEEEEEEVVEEEEEEEEEQAFQVSLEDLTGHEGNEKGAGPKPPGSEEEEEEQEESLAVAEQGKGRRESEGSRSSRRPSGPSPTSAEKRMSFESVSSLPEVEPDPEAGSEQEVFAAVEGPSAEEMPSDTESAEVLETPLDAHQGLLGMDPPGDMVGFVAAESTEDLKALSSEEEEEMGGAAQEPESLLPPSVLDQASVIAERFVSSFSRRSSVAQEDSKSSGFGSPRLVSRSSSVLSLEGSEKGLARRGSATDSLSCQLSPEVDISVGGATEDSPSVNGMESPSPGCPVEPDWSSCKKKESALSTRDRLLLDKIKSYYENAEHHDAGFSVRRRESLSYIPKGLVRNSVSRFNSLPRPDPEPVPPVGRKRQVGSRPTSWALFELPGPSQAGKGDPPPISDAEFRPSSEIVKIWEGMESSRGSPGKGPSQGQANGFDLHEPLFILEEHELGAITEESATASPESSSPTEGRSPAHLARELKELVKELSSSTQGELVVPLHPRIVQLSHVMDSHVSERVKNKVYQLARQYSLRIKSNKPVMARPPLQWEKAAPERNGKSPTVPCLQEEAGEPLGGKGKRKPVLSLFDYEQLMAQEHSPPKPSSARETSPQRFSFNPSAVSQRTTSPGGRLSARSPRSPTETFSWPDVRELCSKYASRDEARRAGGGGPCGPPVNRSHSVPENMVEPPLSARVGRCRSLSTKRGRGGGEAARSPGPLPQSKQDGGETLYVTADLTLEDNRRVIVMEKGPLPGPTAGLEESSGQGPSSPGALLGQGQDFQHSAECRLKEEGPRDPADPSQQGRVRNLREKFQALNSVG; via the exons AATCTCCCTGGGGTGCCCTCCCCAGGCAGCAATGCCAGGATGCCCGTGTCCACCTCCCTCCACCAGGATGGCAGCCAGGAGCGGCCGCTGAGCCTGACCTCTACCACCTCCTCGTCGGGCTCCTCCCGTGACAGTCGCAGTGCCATGGAGGAGCCCAGAGGCTCCGAGGCTCCCTCTGAGAATGGGGCAGGCTCCCCAAGAGACCGGCATCTCCCCAATAGCAACAACAACTCCAGCAGCTGGTTGAACGTGAAGGGGCCCCTCTCCCCATTCAACAGCCGGGCGGCGGCGGGGTCTGCGCACCACAAGCTCAGCTACCTGGGCCGAGTGGTGCGGGAGATCGTGGAGACAGAGCGCATGTATGTGCAGGACCTGCGCAGCATCGTGGAG GACTACCTCTTGAAGATCATCGACACGCCCGGGCTGCTGAAGCCAGAACAGGTCAGCGCCCTCTTTGGGAACATAGAAAACATCTACGCACTGAACAG CCAGCTCCTCAGAGACCTGGACAGCTGCAATAGTGACCCCGTGGCTGTGGCCAGCTGCTTTGTGGAAAGG AGCCAAGAGTTTGATATCTACACCCAGTATTGCAACAATTACCCCAA CTCCGTGGCCGCCCTGACGGAATGCATGAGGGACAAGCAGCAGGCCAAGTTCTTTCGGGACCGGCAGGAGCTGCTGCAGCACTCACTGCCCTTGGGCTCCTACCTGCTGAAGCCGGTCCAGCGCATCCTCAAGTACCACCTGCTGCTGCAG GAAATTGCCAAGCATTTTGATGAAGAAGAGGATGGCTTTGAGGTGGTGGAGGATGCCATTGACACCATGACCTGTGTGGCCTGGTACATCAACGACATGAAAAGGAGGCATGAGCATGCAGTCCGGCTCCAG gagATTCAGTCACTTCTCATCAACTGGAAGGGGCCCGACCTGACCACCTACGGGGAGCTTGTCCTGGAGGGCACGTTCCGCGTGCATCGAGTGCGCAATGAAAGGACCTTTTTCCTCTTTGACAAAACACTGCTTATCACCAAGAAGCGGGGCGATCACTTTGTCTACAAGGGCAACATCCCG TGCTCCTCCCTGATGCTGATCGAAAGCACCAGAGACTCCCTGTGCTTCACTGTCACCCACTACAAGCACAGCAAGCAGCAGTACAGCATCCAG GCCAAGACAGTGGAGGAGAAACGGAACTGGACTCACCACATCAAGAGGCTCATCCTAGAGAACCACCATGCCACCATTCCCCAGAAG GCCAAGGAAGCCATCTTGGAAATGGATTCCTATT ATCCCAATCGGTACCGCTACAGCCCAGAGCGGCTGAAGAAGGCTTGGTCCTCCCAGGATGAGGTGTCCACCCATGTGCGCCAGGGGCGCCGGCAGTCTG AGCCAACCAAACACCTGCTCAGGCAACTCAACGAGAAAG CCCGAGCAGCAGGAATGAAG CATGCAGGCAGTGCTGGCACCCTCCTGGACTTTGGGCAGCCCTCTCGTGCTCGGGGCCTGCAGCCAGAGGCTGAAGGGGCtgcccaggaggaggaagaggaagaggaggaggtggtggaggaggaggaggaggaggaggaagagcaggccTTTCAGGTCTCTCTGGAGGACCTGACAGGGCATGAAGGCAACGAGAAAGGGGCTGGGCCGAAGCCCCCAGgctcagaggaggaggaggaggagcaggaggagagccTGGCGGTGGCGGAGCAG GGAAAGGGGCGCAGGGAGTCTGAAGGCTCCAGGAGCAGCAGAAGGCCCAGTGGTCCGTCTCCAACCAGTGCTGAGAAGCGCATGAGCTTCGAGTCCGTTTCTTCCCTGCCAGAG GTTGAGCCGGACCCTGAGGCTGGGAGTGAGCAAGAGGTATTTGCTGCTGTGGAAGGGCCCAGTGCCGAGGAGATGCCCTCAGACACAGAATCTGCAGAAGTCCTGGAGACACCGCTTGACGCCCACCAGGGGCTTCTGGGGATGGATCCCCCGGGTGACATGGTGGGCTTCGTGGCGGCTGAGAGCACTGAGGACCTTAAGGCCCTGAGcagtgaggaggaagaagaaatgggGGGTGCCGCCCAGGAGCCTGAAAGCCTTCTGCCACCCTCCGTGCTGGACCAGGCCAGTGTCATTGCGGAGCGGTTTGTTAGCAGCTTCTCTCGGCGGAGCAGCGTGGCACAGGAGGACAGCAAGTCCAGTGGCTTTGGGAGCCCACGGCTGGTCAGCCGGAGCAGCAGCGTGCTCAGCCTGGAGGGCAGTGAGAAGGGCCTGGCGCGGCGTGGCAGTGCCACAGACTCCCTCAGCTGTCAGCTCTCCCCAGAAGTGGACATCAGTGTTGGGGGGGCCACAGAGGACAGCCCTTCTGTCAATGGGATGGAGTCCCCAAGCCCAGGCTGCCCAGTGGAGCCCGACTGGTCTTCCTGCAAGAAGAAGGAATCAGCGCTCTCCACCCGAGACCGGCTGTTGCTAGACAAGATTAAGAGCTATTATGAAAATGCAGAACACCACGATGCGGGCTTCAGTGTCCGTCGCCGGGAGAGCCTCTCCTACATCCCCAAAGGACTGGTAAGAAACTCCGTCTCCAGATTCAACAGCCTTCCTCGGCCAGACCCAGAGCCAGTACCTCCAGTGGGGCGCAAGAGACAGGTGGGCTCCCGGCCGACTTCGTGGGCCCTGTTTGAGCTCCCAGGACCAAGCCAGGCAGGCAAAGGGGACCCACCTCCCATCTCAGATGCTGAGTTCCGCCCATCATCAGAAATTGTGAAGATCTGGGAGGGAATGGAGTCTTCTAGGGGGAGCCCTGGGAAGGGGCCCAGCCAGGGCCAGGCCAATGGCTTTGACCTGCATGAGCCACTCTTCATCCTGGAGGAGCATGAGCTGGGAGCCATCACGGAGGAGTCAGCCACTGCCTCTCCGGAAAGTTCCTCTCCCACTGAGGGGCGCAGCCCAGCCCACCTGGCCCGGGAGCTGAAAGAGCTGGTGAAGGAGCTGAGCAGCAGTACCCAGGGGGAGCTGGTGGTCCCACTGCACCCCCGCATCGTGCAGCTCTCCCATGTAATGGACAGCCACGTGAGCGAGCGCGTCAAGAACAAGGTCTACCAGCTGGCCCGCCAGTACAGCCTCCGAATCAAGAGCAACAAGCCAGTGATGGCCAGGCCACCACTGCAGTGGGAAAAGGCGGCCCCTGAGAGGAACGGGAAGAGCCCCACTGTGCCCTGTCTACAGGAAGAGGCTGGAGAGCCATTAGGTGGCAAAG GTAAGAGGAAGCCAGTGCTGTCTCTCTTCGACTACGAGCAGCTGATGGCCCAGGAGCACAGCCCTCCCAAGCCCTCCTCGGCTAGGGAGACATCGCCACAGCGTTTCTCCTTCAACCCGTCTGCTGTCAGCCAGAGGACCACCTCGCCTGGGGGCCGGCTCTCTGCCCGGAGCCCCCGCAGCCCCACGGAGACCTTCAGCTGGCCTGACGTCCGAGAGCTCTGCTCCAAGTACGCCTCCCGCGATGAGGCACGCCGAGCAGGGGGTGGCGGGCCCTGTGGCCCACCCGTCAACAGGAGCCACTCGGTGCCGGAGAACATGGTGGAGCCGCCTCTGTCGGCCAGGGTGGGCCGCTGCCGCAGCCTGAGCACCAAGAGGGGCCGGGGAGGCGGAGAGGCTGCCCGATCCCCTGGGCCTCTGCCCCAGAGCAAGCAGGACGGAGGCGAGACCCTGTATGTCACTGCAGACCTCACCCTTGAGGACAACCGGCGGGTGATTGTCATGGAGAAGGGACCCCTTCCCGGCCCCACGGCGGGGCTAGAGGAGAGCAGTGGTCAGGGACCAAGCTCGCCGGGGGCCCTGCTGGGGCAGGGCCAGGACTTCCAGCATTCTGCAGAGTGTCGGCTGAAGGAAGAGGGTCCCAGGGACCCGGCAGACCCGAGCCAGCAGGGTAGAGTGAGAAACCTCAGAGAGAAGTTCCAGGCCTTGAACTCTGTTGGTTGA